From Firmicutes bacterium HGW-Firmicutes-1, the proteins below share one genomic window:
- a CDS encoding dephospho-CoA kinase, translating into MKQNRGGVRMVIGIIGGVGTGKSQIAAFLGSNYNAYVIRADQVGHEVMAKDTKAYHQIIELFGKSILDENGNINRKILGDIVFKDTILLNKLNNITHPLIYDEIVKQILEINNNINQYDFIILEAAIMVEAMWTKLVDVIWLITCSKEVRMQRLMNSRNLSREKIENIISNQQSEEELQSYADVIIDNSLEIEATFQQVKIEIMKALEAKHEKN; encoded by the coding sequence ATGAAGCAAAATAGAGGTGGCGTTAGAATGGTTATTGGAATAATTGGTGGTGTTGGTACTGGGAAGTCACAGATTGCTGCATTTCTAGGAAGTAATTATAACGCTTATGTCATTCGTGCCGATCAAGTGGGGCATGAAGTCATGGCTAAAGATACTAAGGCATATCATCAAATAATTGAATTATTTGGTAAATCAATATTAGACGAAAATGGAAATATTAATAGGAAAATACTTGGGGATATTGTATTTAAGGATACTATCTTATTAAACAAATTAAATAATATAACACATCCTCTAATTTATGATGAAATTGTTAAGCAAATTTTAGAAATTAATAATAATATCAATCAATATGATTTCATCATACTTGAGGCTGCCATCATGGTTGAAGCCATGTGGACCAAACTAGTTGATGTCATTTGGTTAATAACCTGTTCAAAAGAAGTAAGAATGCAAAGACTTATGAATAGTAGAAATCTTTCTAGGGAAAAAATCGAAAACATTATTTCAAATCAACAAAGTGAAGAAGAGTTACAAAGCTATGCAGATGTTATAATCGATAATTCATTAGAAATTGAAGCTACTTTTCAACAAGTAAAAATAGAAATAA
- a CDS encoding cell division protein ZapA, which translates to MFIIWNQRGLGRMSHKNDTTVLIGGNVYTLAGTESEEYIQRVALYINNKLEEIRKSDNAKKLNTRLMSILLDINIADDFFKAKVKIEELEKIIKAKDDTITNLEQDVISLQVKLEELDGEKSKFNQRIEALKTEIDSYKAELDEYIEIFDHEKAD; encoded by the coding sequence ATGTTTATTATATGGAATCAAAGGGGGCTTGGCAGAATGTCACATAAAAATGACACGACAGTTCTTATTGGAGGTAATGTTTATACTTTAGCAGGAACAGAGAGCGAAGAGTATATTCAAAGAGTAGCACTGTATATCAACAATAAGCTTGAAGAAATACGAAAATCTGACAATGCAAAGAAATTAAACACTCGACTAATGTCGATTTTATTAGATATTAATATTGCAGATGATTTTTTTAAAGCAAAAGTTAAGATCGAAGAATTAGAAAAAATAATAAAAGCAAAAGATGATACGATAACCAACTTAGAGCAAGATGTTATTAGTCTTCAAGTTAAATTAGAAGAGCTTGATGGTGAAAAATCAAAATTCAACCAAAGAATTGAGGCATTAAAAACTGAAATAGATAGTTATAAAGCAGAATTAGATGAGTATATTGAAATATTTGATCATGAAAAAGCAGATTAA
- a CDS encoding RNA polymerase subunit sigma-24, producing MNDIENALIKKAISGDRDAFEKIVLMYEKKIYNIAFHMFGNEHDAYDSAQEVFIKLYNNIHTFKFDSSFSTWLHRIATNTCIDEYRKKKRQNKQAYSLDDPIESETNTIDRQLRDPSLTPEQQVLQLEEVTQVRKAIDVLKEDHKIIIILRDIRGYSYDEISEILHCSIGTVKSRLSRARIALKDIILEQREHKT from the coding sequence ATGAATGATATTGAAAATGCGTTGATTAAGAAAGCTATCAGTGGCGATAGGGACGCTTTTGAGAAGATCGTTTTAATGTATGAAAAAAAGATTTATAATATAGCCTTTCATATGTTTGGTAATGAGCATGATGCTTATGACTCAGCGCAAGAAGTATTTATTAAGTTGTATAATAATATTCATACCTTCAAATTTGATTCTTCCTTTAGCACTTGGTTACATAGAATTGCAACGAACACATGCATAGATGAGTATAGGAAAAAGAAAAGGCAAAACAAACAGGCGTATTCTTTAGATGACCCTATAGAGAGCGAAACAAATACGATTGATAGACAACTTAGAGATCCTTCTTTGACACCAGAACAGCAGGTTCTTCAACTTGAAGAAGTAACTCAGGTTAGGAAGGCAATAGATGTTCTTAAAGAAGATCATAAGATTATTATAATCCTTAGAGATATTAGGGGATATAGCTATGATGAGATATCGGAGATACTTCATTGCTCGATTGGAACGGTTAAGTCAAGACTTTCAAGAGCTCGGATAGCGCTGAAGGATATTATATTAGAACAGAGGGAACATAAGACATAG
- a CDS encoding hydrolase gives MIRAVSCGGVVIHKGKILLLYKNYKQKYEGWVLPKGTVEKAEDYKDTAYREVSEEAGVSASIIKYIGKSQYSFIVSNETIIKDVHWYLMKSNTYYSKPQKEEYFVDAGYYKYHEAYHMLKFQNEKQILEIAYNDYVELKKDNMWGNKKYL, from the coding sequence ATGATAAGAGCGGTTAGTTGCGGCGGGGTGGTAATTCATAAAGGGAAGATTTTACTATTATACAAAAATTACAAACAAAAATATGAAGGTTGGGTCCTACCTAAAGGAACAGTAGAAAAAGCAGAGGATTATAAAGATACCGCATATAGAGAAGTAAGTGAAGAAGCTGGTGTTTCTGCTAGTATAATTAAGTATATAGGCAAAAGTCAATATTCATTTATTGTTTCTAATGAAACGATTATTAAAGATGTACATTGGTATCTTATGAAGTCTAATACTTATTATTCTAAACCTCAAAAGGAAGAATATTTTGTGGATGCAGGATATTACAAATATCACGAAGCTTATCATATGTTGAAATTTCAAAATGAAAAGCAAATATTAGAAATTGCTTATAACGACTATGTTGAATTGAAGAAAGATAATATGTGGGGAAATAAAAAATATTTATAA
- a CDS encoding DNA polymerase I: MNEKVLLIDGNSIMNRAFYGIRELTNAEGLHTNAVYGFLNILFKTIDEEVATHVVVAFDLKAPTFRHVKYKAYKGNRKSMPDELREQMPLIKQVLGEMNITISEIEGYEADDIIGTLAFQSEREGRPVTILSGDRDMLQLATESIKISIPKTKNGSTTTEHYYANDVKELYHVTPKEFIDIKGLMGDSSDNIPGIPGIGEKTAIKIIEDYHCIENAYKNLESLPSKIASKLSEHIDIALLSKELATICTDCATNIVFDECKLNNLYSEAVYNTFKRLEFKSFLDRFQFDAPKKQVINYSISEINHFDKLKEQLYLSKKLAYYLVYDCDRLYLSFTSDGDHHYYCDSTIIKKEFICEALIHILLDENIIKITHSLNEQLHLLEIQLATSNRSIYDLALVSYLMNPVKETYHIDDIAKDILDVVMVSLDELVGKGKSKIPLSELPREALIDYSVQSTNILFNSYIKLFDKLKEENMLDLYFNIELPLLYVLKSMETIGVKVDSKGLKEYGNNLYSQIVELEKNIYEMAGESFNINSPKQLGVILFEKLQLPSNKKTKTSYSTAADVLEKLQNKHPIIREVLAYRQLTKLKSTYADGLFEYIKEDGRIHSTFNQKVTSTGRISSTEPNLQNIPIKLEIGRAIRKVFIPEEGCVFIDADYSQIELRLLAHLSKDESFIEAFNRNLDIHTMTASQVFYVPFEEVTDLQRRNAKAVNFGIVYGISAFGLSEDLNISRKEAADYIEQYFAKYPSVKSFLDQTVEDAKKTGYVKTMFNRLRTIPELSSSNFMQRSFGERIAMNTPIQGSAADIIKIAMINVYNSLMKKGLKSRLILQVHDELLIESPVDEAEQVKEILISEMEKAVILKVPLTVDAHIGNNWYEAK, translated from the coding sequence ATGAATGAAAAAGTTTTGTTAATAGATGGTAATAGTATTATGAATAGAGCATTTTATGGAATAAGAGAGCTTACGAATGCAGAAGGACTCCATACAAATGCAGTTTATGGCTTTTTGAATATTTTATTTAAAACAATCGATGAAGAAGTAGCGACACATGTTGTTGTTGCTTTTGATTTAAAAGCACCAACCTTTAGACATGTGAAATATAAGGCCTATAAAGGAAATAGAAAAAGCATGCCTGATGAATTAAGAGAACAAATGCCTCTCATCAAGCAGGTCTTAGGAGAAATGAACATAACAATAAGTGAAATTGAAGGTTATGAAGCAGATGACATCATTGGTACATTAGCTTTCCAAAGCGAAAGAGAAGGAAGGCCTGTAACGATATTATCCGGAGATAGGGATATGTTACAGCTTGCCACAGAATCTATTAAGATTAGTATTCCCAAAACCAAAAATGGATCTACTACTACTGAACACTATTATGCAAATGATGTTAAAGAACTTTATCATGTTACTCCAAAAGAGTTTATAGATATTAAAGGACTTATGGGAGATAGCTCTGATAATATTCCAGGTATTCCTGGTATTGGAGAAAAAACTGCTATCAAGATCATAGAAGATTATCATTGCATTGAAAATGCTTATAAAAACCTAGAAAGTTTACCATCTAAAATTGCATCAAAGTTATCAGAACACATCGACATTGCTTTGTTAAGTAAAGAACTAGCAACAATATGTACGGATTGTGCTACCAATATTGTATTTGATGAATGTAAGCTGAATAACCTATACAGTGAAGCTGTTTACAATACCTTTAAGAGATTAGAATTTAAGTCTTTCCTTGACAGGTTTCAGTTTGACGCACCTAAAAAACAAGTGATAAATTATAGCATTTCTGAAATCAATCATTTTGATAAATTAAAGGAACAGTTATATTTATCAAAAAAACTTGCATACTACTTAGTATATGATTGTGATAGGTTGTATTTATCTTTTACTTCCGATGGAGATCATCACTATTACTGTGATTCAACAATCATAAAAAAAGAATTCATCTGTGAAGCATTGATTCACATTTTATTAGATGAAAATATCATTAAAATTACCCATAGCTTAAATGAACAGCTACATTTATTAGAAATACAATTAGCAACTTCTAATCGTTCAATTTATGATTTGGCTTTGGTATCTTATTTAATGAATCCAGTGAAAGAAACATATCATATAGATGATATCGCTAAGGATATATTAGATGTTGTTATGGTTTCCTTAGATGAGCTTGTTGGAAAAGGGAAGTCTAAAATACCTCTATCTGAGCTTCCTAGGGAAGCGCTAATCGATTATTCGGTTCAAAGTACGAATATATTGTTCAACAGCTATATCAAGCTCTTTGATAAGCTTAAAGAAGAAAATATGCTAGATTTATACTTTAATATTGAATTGCCACTTCTATATGTACTGAAAAGTATGGAAACAATTGGCGTTAAGGTAGATTCTAAGGGTTTAAAAGAATATGGCAATAATTTATATAGTCAAATTGTTGAGTTGGAAAAAAATATTTATGAAATGGCAGGAGAAAGCTTTAATATTAATTCCCCGAAGCAATTAGGTGTTATATTATTTGAAAAACTTCAATTGCCTTCAAATAAAAAAACAAAAACGAGCTATTCAACTGCTGCAGACGTACTAGAAAAACTTCAAAATAAACATCCGATTATTAGAGAGGTATTGGCATATAGGCAATTGACAAAACTGAAATCAACCTATGCAGATGGACTATTTGAATATATCAAAGAGGATGGAAGAATTCATTCCACTTTTAATCAAAAGGTTACTTCTACAGGTAGAATTAGTAGTACAGAGCCTAATCTTCAAAACATCCCTATTAAATTAGAAATTGGTAGGGCTATTAGAAAGGTTTTCATACCAGAAGAGGGTTGTGTATTTATTGATGCAGATTATTCTCAAATAGAATTAAGATTACTGGCCCATTTATCAAAGGATGAATCGTTTATTGAAGCCTTTAATCGCAATTTAGATATTCATACTATGACGGCTTCACAGGTTTTTTATGTGCCTTTTGAAGAGGTTACAGATTTACAACGAAGAAACGCAAAAGCTGTTAATTTTGGCATTGTTTACGGTATAAGTGCTTTTGGACTTAGCGAAGATTTAAATATATCTAGAAAGGAAGCCGCTGATTATATTGAACAATATTTTGCCAAGTATCCTAGTGTAAAATCGTTCTTAGATCAAACAGTTGAAGATGCTAAAAAAACAGGATATGTAAAAACGATGTTTAATAGACTGAGAACAATTCCTGAACTTTCATCGAGCAACTTTATGCAACGTTCCTTCGGAGAAAGAATTGCAATGAATACACCAATTCAAGGAAGTGCTGCGGATATTATAAAAATTGCTATGATTAATGTATATAATAGTCTTATGAAAAAAGGGCTTAAATCAAGACTTATTTTACAAGTACATGATGAATTGCTTATTGAAAGCCCTGTAGATGAAGCCGAACAAGTAAAAGAAATATTGATTTCCGAAATGGAAAAGGCGGTAATCTTAAAAGTTCCTTTGACGGTTGATGCACATATAGGTAATAATTGGTATGAAGCAAAATAG
- a CDS encoding peptidase U32, producing the protein MNYNKPELLSPAGSYQALTAAIHAGCDAVYLGGEKFGARANAENFTNDTLPKAIDFAHLHGVKVYYTANTLIKENEMQTFLEQVNFLYQEGIDALIIQDIGVYQTVHRYFPRLALHGSTQMTIHSLEGAIFLENLGFERVVLSRELSLQEINYIINNSKIEIECFIHGALCYSYSGQCLFSSLIGGRSGNRGTCAQPCRLPYELYNGGKLQNTPNNKFLLSPKDIQTLEIIPQLIKSGIGSFKIEGRMKNANYVALITSIYRKYIDSFLSNPEKYHVDQQDILDVHQIFNRGGFSSGYFLNKNGIDMISITRPNHQGIKIGKVDKIMNNKSFTLSLEDKVNQGDCLEITTSNADNYSFIAKENILTSPYTLNVDVQGIRQGAPVYKLTDVHLAKRIQEELLEKDKKIPVKVMFTAKVGEPCQLTMSYKQHIAKVWGVIVEQAITSVMSADKIAAQLNKTGNDPIYMNELNLTIDENIFLSIKELNALRREAIEILINEILQSTKRVATIAKYNTKKNVNPINTVNINVLIRSMAQYQIVKGYAVSNLYLELSQFSINEIKKISEECNELAIKVYIALPKIIRKENSKQIKDSLNLIKKLPIQGMMIRTLDSYELVKGIGEILLDYSANIFNNAAFEFWNQHSIKRFCISPELNLKEISLLGNNELEIVIYGYIPLMVTAQCLNKTMNKPCNNEDIVYELKDRKNIIFKVFKDCKMCLNTIYNSLPVVLIDKYKDLKAIGIGHLRLEFLDESPSDIREIMNYSIGILNNQNMSTEDYDKINALKNYTRGHLTRGVK; encoded by the coding sequence ATGAATTATAACAAGCCTGAATTATTGTCACCTGCAGGTTCTTATCAAGCATTAACAGCGGCTATACATGCGGGATGTGATGCTGTATATTTAGGCGGAGAAAAATTTGGTGCTAGAGCCAATGCGGAAAATTTTACAAATGATACTCTACCGAAAGCTATAGATTTTGCTCACTTGCATGGTGTGAAGGTATACTATACAGCAAACACCTTAATCAAAGAAAATGAAATGCAAACCTTTTTAGAACAAGTAAACTTTTTATACCAAGAAGGTATTGATGCACTCATTATTCAAGATATTGGTGTATATCAAACAGTTCATCGGTATTTTCCACGATTAGCGCTTCATGGTAGTACTCAAATGACCATTCATAGCTTAGAGGGTGCTATTTTCTTAGAAAATCTCGGATTTGAACGAGTTGTACTTAGCCGAGAACTTTCATTGCAAGAAATTAATTATATTATAAATAATTCAAAGATTGAAATTGAATGTTTTATTCACGGTGCATTGTGCTATAGTTACTCGGGTCAATGCCTCTTTAGTAGCCTTATTGGAGGAAGAAGTGGTAATAGAGGAACTTGTGCTCAGCCATGTAGGCTTCCTTATGAGTTATATAATGGTGGTAAATTGCAAAACACTCCCAATAATAAGTTTTTATTAAGCCCTAAAGATATTCAAACACTCGAAATTATTCCTCAATTAATTAAAAGTGGAATTGGATCCTTTAAAATTGAAGGCAGAATGAAAAATGCTAATTATGTTGCCTTAATAACGTCTATTTATCGAAAATATATAGATTCATTCTTATCTAATCCTGAAAAGTATCATGTTGATCAACAAGATATTTTAGATGTACATCAAATTTTTAATAGAGGTGGATTTTCAAGCGGTTATTTTCTCAATAAAAATGGAATTGACATGATCAGTATCACGAGACCGAATCATCAAGGAATTAAAATTGGTAAAGTGGATAAAATTATGAATAATAAAAGTTTCACTTTATCCTTAGAGGATAAGGTAAATCAAGGTGATTGTTTGGAAATTACCACATCAAATGCAGATAATTATAGTTTTATTGCTAAGGAAAATATTTTGACATCTCCTTATACTTTAAATGTTGATGTGCAAGGCATTAGGCAAGGTGCACCTGTTTATAAGCTAACAGATGTTCATCTTGCTAAGAGAATTCAAGAGGAATTATTAGAAAAAGATAAGAAGATACCTGTAAAAGTGATGTTTACTGCGAAGGTGGGGGAGCCGTGTCAATTGACAATGAGTTATAAACAACACATTGCAAAAGTATGGGGAGTTATTGTAGAACAAGCAATCACTAGCGTAATGAGCGCAGATAAAATTGCTGCACAACTTAATAAAACAGGTAACGATCCTATTTATATGAACGAGCTTAATTTGACGATTGATGAAAATATCTTCCTTTCCATTAAAGAGCTAAATGCATTAAGGAGAGAAGCCATCGAGATATTAATTAACGAAATATTACAATCTACAAAACGTGTAGCAACGATAGCAAAGTATAACACTAAAAAAAATGTTAATCCTATAAATACTGTAAATATAAATGTTTTAATTAGGAGTATGGCACAATATCAAATAGTGAAAGGTTATGCAGTCAGCAATCTATACTTAGAACTAAGTCAATTTTCAATAAATGAAATAAAAAAAATAAGTGAAGAATGTAACGAATTGGCAATCAAAGTTTACATCGCTTTACCTAAAATTATTCGAAAAGAAAATTCAAAGCAAATAAAGGATTCCCTGAACTTAATTAAGAAATTACCAATACAAGGCATGATGATTAGAACACTTGATTCCTATGAGTTGGTGAAAGGCATCGGAGAAATATTACTTGATTATAGTGCAAATATTTTTAACAACGCTGCCTTTGAGTTTTGGAATCAACACTCCATTAAACGATTTTGTATTTCCCCTGAGCTAAATCTGAAAGAAATATCTTTACTAGGTAACAATGAATTAGAAATCGTTATTTATGGTTACATACCATTAATGGTAACTGCACAATGCTTAAATAAAACGATGAATAAGCCTTGTAATAATGAAGATATCGTTTATGAATTAAAGGATAGAAAAAACATAATCTTTAAAGTGTTTAAGGATTGTAAAATGTGTCTTAATACGATATATAATTCACTTCCAGTAGTGTTAATAGATAAATATAAAGACTTAAAGGCGATTGGTATAGGACATCTTCGTCTTGAATTTTTAGATGAAAGTCCATCGGATATAAGAGAAATAATGAATTATTCTATAGGAATCTTAAATAACCAAAATATGAGTACTGAAGATTATGATAAAATCAATGCTTTAAAAAATTATACTCGTGGGCACTTAACTCGAGGCGTAAAGTAG
- a CDS encoding FtsW/RodA/SpoVE family cell cycle protein translates to MVAIFIDITRYFFLLCGFYFFYSSIKLNKALYSNDDNNKDFYFNAQRVTILLSHLVGFIIIVLTKENTLDLTILYIEQVLFFMVIWGIISKLHYGTNLLLWNISLYFIQISFIILTRLDFGYGVRQFRMALLGYVVALIIPKIFHKMTFLAKLEWVYLVLSIGLLLLVNDTINGSKNWMTIGTFSFQPSEFVKIFYVLFIASFFRKNFNRNKLLISAFFTAGLVLFLVFQKDLGTALIFSILYITLVYIETNQPVFFLGGLAAGSVAAFIGYKFFAHVRVRVEAWANPWIDIDNKGYQITQSLFAIGAGGWLGAGLTKGLPNKIPVVMTDFIFSAISEEFGNLFSILLIATIMIFFLTAIRMSIEVKDHFSFLVSAGISIILAFQQILIIGGVTKFIPSTGVTLPFISYGGTSLIASCIMLGILQGVYLNGNIRDEDEEDEEDKEINTREANRKRKTTTK, encoded by the coding sequence ATGGTAGCTATCTTTATTGATATAACGAGATATTTTTTTCTTTTATGCGGTTTTTATTTTTTTTATAGTTCCATTAAATTGAATAAGGCTTTGTACAGTAATGATGATAATAACAAAGACTTTTATTTTAATGCTCAAAGAGTGACAATTTTATTATCACATTTAGTTGGCTTTATCATTATTGTTTTAACGAAGGAAAATACGTTAGATTTAACTATTTTATATATTGAGCAAGTACTGTTTTTTATGGTTATATGGGGAATTATTTCAAAGCTTCATTATGGTACCAATTTGTTACTTTGGAATATTTCTTTGTATTTCATACAAATTAGCTTTATTATATTGACGCGATTAGATTTTGGATATGGTGTGAGACAATTTAGAATGGCTTTACTAGGTTACGTGGTTGCGTTAATAATACCTAAAATATTTCATAAAATGACTTTTTTAGCTAAGCTTGAATGGGTTTACTTGGTCTTAAGTATTGGATTGTTATTGCTGGTGAATGATACAATCAATGGTTCTAAAAATTGGATGACAATTGGAACCTTTAGTTTTCAACCTTCAGAATTCGTGAAAATATTTTATGTCTTATTTATTGCATCTTTTTTCAGAAAAAACTTTAATCGTAATAAGTTGCTAATTTCTGCTTTTTTTACTGCAGGGCTAGTGCTTTTTTTAGTATTCCAAAAAGACTTAGGAACAGCGCTAATCTTTTCAATACTATACATAACACTTGTTTATATCGAAACAAATCAACCGGTATTTTTCTTAGGGGGCTTAGCAGCTGGATCAGTTGCTGCGTTTATAGGTTATAAATTTTTTGCTCATGTTAGAGTAAGAGTTGAAGCTTGGGCAAATCCTTGGATAGATATTGATAATAAAGGATATCAAATAACACAATCTTTATTTGCGATTGGAGCAGGTGGATGGTTGGGCGCAGGGCTCACAAAGGGCTTACCAAATAAAATACCCGTTGTTATGACAGATTTTATTTTTTCTGCAATCAGTGAAGAATTCGGAAATCTATTTTCAATACTTTTAATCGCTACAATTATGATTTTTTTCTTAACTGCGATCCGTATGTCCATTGAAGTAAAGGATCATTTTTCGTTTTTAGTTTCTGCAGGAATTAGTATTATTTTAGCTTTTCAGCAAATTTTAATCATAGGTGGAGTCACCAAATTTATCCCAAGCACTGGAGTTACACTTCCTTTTATAAGCTATGGTGGAACATCCTTGATAGCTTCCTGTATTATGCTAGGCATTTTACAAGGAGTATATTTAAATGGAAATATTAGAGATGAGGATGAAGAAGATGAAGAAGATAAAGAAATTAATACAAGAGAAGCAAATAGAAAACGTAAAACAACAACAAAATGA
- a CDS encoding peptidoglycan glycosyltransferase — MEILEMRMKKMKKIKKLIQEKQIENVKQQQNDNSQNNTKALSKIKYVYLVIFAMLIFNLAYFVVFSSDNLVINTYNPRLAILEQNIIRGKIFDRNGDVLAETVDYNGEEHRVYPYKNAFAHIVGYSHQGKTGIEALADLDLLQSNMSIYDQIIFELTDKKSFGNNIVATLDKDLQLKAYELLGNNKGAVVAIEPSTGKILCLVSKPDYDPNELVLNWDYLLQDEANSPLLNRATQGLYPPGSTFKVLTAIEFLKENPSNNFKYNCEGKDDFDGKVIHCYNGIAHGEESLIEAFAVSCNTAFATIGEGLDIDELNKLTEQLLFNKPLPYPLPFEQSSFKLTSKNNSAQKAETVIGQGETLITPLHNALIVSTIANGGILMKPYLIDHIENNKGKVEENYLPNVHGTLLDASLTRIITDNMIEVVKSGTAKQCASDDYQIAGKTGSAENPSGDAHGWFVGFAPAENPQIVIAILVENSGGSSDLAVPMAKKLFDIYLQ; from the coding sequence ATGGAAATATTAGAGATGAGGATGAAGAAGATGAAGAAGATAAAGAAATTAATACAAGAGAAGCAAATAGAAAACGTAAAACAACAACAAAATGATAATTCTCAAAATAATACGAAAGCACTTAGCAAAATAAAATATGTTTATTTAGTGATATTTGCTATGCTTATTTTTAATCTAGCATATTTTGTTGTTTTTTCTAGTGATAATCTTGTCATTAATACTTATAATCCTAGACTTGCAATTTTAGAGCAGAATATCATTAGGGGAAAAATTTTTGATCGAAACGGTGACGTACTTGCTGAAACGGTTGACTATAATGGTGAAGAACATAGAGTTTACCCTTATAAAAATGCTTTTGCTCATATAGTAGGCTATAGTCATCAAGGTAAAACGGGTATTGAGGCTTTGGCTGATCTAGATTTATTACAGTCTAATATGTCAATTTACGATCAGATTATATTCGAATTAACAGACAAAAAAAGTTTCGGTAACAATATAGTTGCGACCTTAGATAAAGATTTGCAATTAAAAGCTTATGAATTGCTTGGGAATAACAAGGGCGCGGTAGTAGCCATTGAGCCTTCCACTGGAAAGATTTTATGTTTGGTCTCAAAACCAGATTACGATCCCAATGAGCTAGTATTAAATTGGGATTACTTATTACAAGATGAAGCTAATTCACCGTTACTTAATCGTGCAACTCAAGGATTGTATCCACCAGGATCCACTTTTAAAGTGTTAACAGCTATTGAATTCCTTAAAGAAAACCCCTCAAATAATTTCAAATATAATTGTGAAGGAAAAGATGATTTTGATGGAAAAGTAATTCATTGCTATAATGGAATTGCACATGGTGAGGAGTCTTTAATAGAAGCTTTTGCAGTCTCTTGTAACACGGCCTTTGCAACTATAGGTGAAGGCTTAGATATTGATGAGCTCAATAAGCTTACAGAACAGCTGTTATTCAATAAACCATTACCGTATCCACTACCTTTTGAACAAAGCAGCTTTAAACTTACTAGTAAGAATAATTCTGCTCAAAAGGCAGAAACTGTAATAGGCCAGGGAGAAACATTAATCACACCATTGCACAATGCACTTATTGTTTCGACTATTGCAAATGGTGGAATTCTTATGAAGCCCTATTTAATTGACCACATTGAAAACAATAAGGGTAAAGTAGAGGAAAATTATCTGCCAAATGTTCATGGTACTTTATTAGATGCATCACTCACTAGAATCATTACCGATAATATGATAGAGGTCGTCAAGAGTGGAACTGCAAAACAATGTGCTTCTGATGATTATCAAATTGCAGGAAAAACCGGTTCGGCAGAAAATCCGTCTGGGGATGCACATGGGTGGTTTGTTGGCTTTGCTCCAGCTGAAAATCCCCAGATTGTTATTGCAATTCTTGTTGAAAATTCAGGTGGTAGTAGTGATTTAGCTGTTCCTATGGCTAAAAAGCTATTTGACATTTATTTGCAATAA